From the genome of Pelobacter propionicus DSM 2379, one region includes:
- the fabZ gene encoding 3-hydroxyacyl-ACP dehydratase FabZ — protein sequence MYMYLDVNEIMKVLPHRPPFLMVDRIIELEGGERCVGIKNTTMDEHFFQGHFPGHPVMPGVLIVEAMAQVACLMAYKADGTDYHNKVCYFMAIDNAKFRKPVFPGDQLRLEVTTLQRRRGVWVISGKTYVEDTLVCEADFKATLVDANQ from the coding sequence ATGTACATGTATCTTGACGTTAATGAAATCATGAAGGTTTTACCGCATCGCCCCCCTTTCCTGATGGTTGACCGGATCATCGAGCTGGAAGGCGGCGAGCGTTGCGTCGGCATCAAGAACACCACCATGGACGAGCACTTCTTCCAGGGACACTTTCCCGGCCATCCGGTCATGCCCGGGGTTCTGATCGTGGAGGCCATGGCCCAGGTGGCCTGCCTGATGGCCTACAAGGCCGACGGCACTGATTATCACAACAAGGTCTGCTACTTCATGGCCATCGACAACGCCAAATTCAGGAAGCCGGTTTTCCCCGGCGACCAGTTGCGCCTGGAAGTGACCACCCTGCAGCGTCGCCGCGGCGTGTGGGTGATCAGCGGCAAGACCTATGTCGAGGATACTCTGGTTTGCGAGGCGGATTTCAAGGCAACGCTTGTGGATGCAAACCAATAA
- a CDS encoding glyceraldehyde-3-phosphate dehydrogenase, whose protein sequence is MNLAKQDEYLNEWLDHEACAEEMLPLIGRLYREKSIVTTIYGRSLVHSTAIEILTAHRFARRILDRELSVRQTFPVLQAISKLDLAPARIDLGKLAVRYAGQEGSLSLDQYVAQELATVNTGCGPLLDEPQDIVLYGFGRIGRLLARILVEKKGGGEKFRLKAFVVRKGAADDLLKRASLLQRDSVHGHFGGIITVDEEENAIIANGNMIRLIYSDSPESVDYTQYGINNAILIDNTGKWRDREGLGRHLKAPGISKVILTAPGKGDIPNVVPGINNELITPEENIFSAASCTTNAIVPVLKTLNDRFGIVHCHMETCHSYTNDQNLIDNYHKASRRGRSAALNMVITETGAAKAVAKVVPSLAGKLTGNAIRVPTPNVSLAILNMELTQEVTVEEVNNYLRDISLESPLQNQIGYTNCPEVVSSDFVGSRQAGVVDSLATIAEGKRCVLYVWYDNEYGYSCQVVRMVQKMAGVELPSLPL, encoded by the coding sequence ATGAACTTGGCAAAACAGGACGAATATCTGAATGAATGGCTGGACCACGAGGCGTGCGCCGAAGAGATGCTTCCCCTGATCGGCCGCCTCTACCGGGAGAAGAGCATTGTCACCACCATCTACGGTCGTTCACTGGTGCACAGCACCGCCATCGAGATCCTGACAGCCCATCGTTTTGCCCGGCGGATCCTGGACAGGGAACTGTCGGTCCGTCAGACCTTCCCGGTTTTGCAGGCGATCTCCAAACTGGATCTCGCTCCGGCGCGCATCGATCTGGGCAAACTGGCTGTCCGCTACGCGGGGCAGGAGGGGAGCCTCTCCCTGGACCAGTATGTGGCACAGGAGCTGGCCACGGTCAACACCGGCTGCGGCCCCCTGCTGGACGAGCCCCAGGATATCGTCCTCTACGGCTTCGGCCGCATCGGCCGCCTGCTGGCCCGCATCCTGGTGGAGAAGAAGGGGGGGGGCGAGAAGTTCCGCCTCAAGGCCTTCGTGGTGCGCAAGGGAGCCGCCGACGACCTGCTCAAGCGTGCCAGCCTGCTGCAGCGCGACTCCGTGCACGGCCACTTCGGCGGCATCATCACCGTTGACGAAGAGGAGAACGCCATCATCGCCAACGGCAACATGATCCGCCTGATCTATTCCGATTCCCCCGAGAGTGTGGACTATACCCAGTATGGCATCAACAACGCCATCCTGATCGACAACACCGGCAAGTGGCGCGACCGCGAGGGGCTGGGCAGGCACCTGAAGGCGCCCGGCATCAGCAAGGTGATCCTGACCGCTCCGGGCAAGGGGGACATCCCCAACGTGGTGCCGGGCATCAATAACGAGCTGATCACCCCGGAGGAGAACATCTTCTCGGCCGCCAGCTGCACCACCAACGCCATCGTGCCGGTGCTGAAAACCCTCAACGACCGTTTCGGCATCGTCCACTGCCACATGGAGACCTGCCACTCCTACACCAACGACCAGAACCTGATCGACAACTACCATAAGGCATCCCGCCGCGGCAGAAGCGCTGCCCTGAACATGGTCATCACCGAGACCGGTGCGGCCAAGGCGGTGGCCAAGGTGGTTCCGTCGCTTGCTGGCAAGCTGACCGGCAACGCCATTCGCGTGCCCACCCCCAACGTCTCCCTGGCGATCCTCAACATGGAGCTGACCCAGGAGGTGACGGTGGAGGAGGTCAACAACTACCTGCGGGACATCTCCCTGGAGTCTCCCCTGCAGAACCAGATCGGCTACACCAACTGCCCCGAGGTCGTCTCCAGCGACTTCGTCGGCTCCCGGCAGGCCGGAGTGGTGGATTCCCTGGCCACCATCGCCGAGGGGAAGCGCTGCGTTCTCTACGTCTGGTACGACAACGAGTACGGCTACAGCTGCCAGGTAGTGCGCATGGTACAGAAGATGGCCGGGGTGGAGCTCCCCTCGCTGCCGCTGTAG
- a CDS encoding ABC transporter substrate-binding protein, with protein sequence MNPVTVTITEERSMPDSLLDLTIHDLVSRHPETVPVLSSNGLHLFVDQQVREVFGRALTLRTALRAAGINVESFCRLLNDAIAVESLNSAHSPSRPLNLFALLPCPLKVPLEEAVNDFLEELGPQERAGLTCRIEGNANNQIEYADYADHFQSVDEIPDIVITPGFNSFYHPGFVRRFIQSGCFAAVNLSSGDRHLSPLGVVDPDSHYSLLAMNLLLPVVDHTRLGNRPLPRRWEDLLDPVYEKSIAIRGNRVGTFCETLLLSLFKDFGQEGLKSLGRNVAWGWHPSQMVKAAGSGQQETPAISVMPLFFANTIKNRDRVSVIWPEDGALVSPVTMLVKSEKREQLRPLIDFLIGPRVAAICAGASFPALHPAVDNRLPKDARFKWIGWEYVKNNDLKSLIAETNAIFLASFRGEER encoded by the coding sequence ATGAACCCTGTGACCGTAACCATCACCGAGGAGCGCTCAATGCCCGATTCCCTGCTGGACCTGACCATCCATGACCTTGTGTCCCGCCATCCGGAGACAGTGCCGGTTTTAAGCTCCAACGGTCTCCACCTGTTTGTTGATCAGCAGGTGCGGGAAGTCTTTGGCCGGGCATTGACCCTGCGTACCGCCCTGCGGGCGGCTGGCATCAATGTGGAATCGTTTTGCAGGCTGCTGAATGACGCCATCGCCGTCGAATCCCTGAACTCGGCCCATTCCCCTTCCCGTCCCCTGAATCTGTTCGCCCTGCTCCCCTGTCCTCTCAAGGTGCCGCTGGAGGAGGCCGTGAACGACTTCCTGGAGGAGCTTGGCCCCCAGGAGCGCGCCGGACTCACCTGCCGCATCGAGGGGAACGCCAACAACCAGATCGAGTACGCCGACTACGCGGATCATTTCCAGAGCGTGGATGAGATTCCGGACATTGTCATCACCCCCGGCTTCAACAGCTTCTACCATCCCGGCTTTGTGCGGCGTTTCATCCAGAGCGGATGCTTCGCTGCTGTCAACCTCTCCTCCGGCGACCGGCATCTCTCCCCCCTGGGGGTGGTGGACCCGGACAGCCACTATTCCCTGCTGGCCATGAACCTGCTGCTGCCGGTGGTGGACCATACCCGCCTGGGGAATCGCCCCCTCCCGCGGCGCTGGGAGGATCTGCTGGATCCGGTGTACGAGAAGAGCATCGCCATCCGGGGCAACCGGGTGGGGACCTTCTGCGAAACCCTGTTGCTCTCCCTGTTCAAGGATTTCGGCCAGGAGGGGCTTAAGAGTCTGGGGCGCAATGTTGCCTGGGGATGGCACCCCTCCCAGATGGTCAAGGCCGCCGGCAGCGGTCAGCAGGAGACCCCAGCCATCAGCGTCATGCCGCTCTTCTTCGCCAACACCATCAAGAACCGCGACAGGGTCAGCGTGATCTGGCCCGAGGATGGCGCCCTGGTCAGTCCGGTCACCATGCTGGTCAAAAGCGAAAAGCGGGAGCAGTTGCGCCCCCTGATCGACTTCCTTATCGGCCCGCGGGTGGCCGCCATCTGCGCCGGAGCCTCCTTCCCCGCCCTGCACCCGGCGGTTGACAACCGGCTGCCAAAAGACGCCCGCTTCAAGTGGATCGGCTGGGAGTACGTCAAGAACAACGACCTCAAGAGTCTGATCGCCGAGACCAATGCCATCTTCCTGGCCTCCTTCCGCGGGGAAGAGCGGTGA